From Anaerohalosphaera lusitana, one genomic window encodes:
- a CDS encoding protein arginine kinase yields MNLADLSKHTSTWFNTPGPQSEIVISSRVRLARNLAGFQFLPCLDSDRKSEILNKLTAELKGIDLDCRTSYIDIASATDLERELLVERHLISRRHANGTGPRGLVLSEDESFAAMINEEDHLRMQVYKTGLQLQQCWQRIDGIDDQLEKHLDYAFSPKYGYLTACPTNLGTGIRVSVMLHLPALKMTRQLDKFFNAARDLDLAVRGLFGEGTEATGDFFQLSNQVTLGLSEQEIVDQFATAIVPQIVAYESAAREELLRSRPAVLDDKVQRALGVLRSARLISSQEALFLLSHLRLGVNLGKLPNLSITDVNELFMLTQPAHLQLNARKTLTPDDRDVMRANIIREKLTTA; encoded by the coding sequence ATGAATTTAGCCGACCTGAGTAAACACACAAGCACCTGGTTCAACACCCCAGGGCCTCAATCAGAGATCGTTATTTCCTCACGTGTCCGCCTTGCGCGCAACCTCGCGGGCTTCCAGTTCCTCCCGTGCCTCGACTCCGACCGCAAGTCCGAGATACTCAACAAGCTCACCGCCGAACTCAAGGGCATCGACCTCGACTGCCGAACCTCGTACATAGACATCGCATCCGCCACCGACCTCGAACGCGAACTCCTCGTCGAACGCCACCTCATCAGCCGACGCCACGCCAACGGCACCGGCCCCCGCGGCCTCGTCCTCAGCGAAGACGAATCCTTCGCCGCAATGATCAACGAAGAGGACCACCTCCGCATGCAGGTCTACAAGACCGGCCTCCAGCTCCAGCAGTGCTGGCAGCGCATCGACGGCATCGACGACCAGCTCGAAAAACACCTCGACTATGCCTTCAGCCCCAAATACGGCTACCTCACCGCATGCCCAACCAACCTCGGCACCGGCATCCGCGTCTCCGTCATGCTCCACCTGCCCGCACTCAAAATGACCCGCCAGCTCGACAAATTCTTCAACGCCGCCCGCGACCTCGACCTAGCCGTCCGCGGCCTCTTCGGCGAAGGCACCGAAGCCACCGGCGACTTCTTCCAGCTCTCCAACCAGGTCACCCTCGGCCTCTCCGAACAGGAGATCGTCGACCAGTTCGCCACAGCCATCGTCCCCCAGATCGTCGCCTACGAATCCGCAGCCCGCGAAGAACTCCTCCGCTCCCGACCCGCCGTCCTCGACGACAAGGTCCAGCGAGCCCTCGGCGTCCTCCGAAGCGCACGCCTGATCAGCTCCCAGGAGGCCCTATTCCTCCTCAGCCACCTCCGCCTCGGCGTAAACCTCGGCAAACTCCCAAACCTCTCCATCACCGACGTAAACGAGCTCTTCATGCTCACCCAGCCGGCCCACCTCCAACTGAACGCTCGCAAAACACTCACCCCCGACGACCGCGACGTAATGCGCGCAAACATCATCCGCGAAAAACTAACCACCGCCTGA
- a CDS encoding carboxypeptidase regulatory-like domain-containing protein encodes MKTRICLCLSTLLLVCGGVMADAIFVPNYSFEEQSLNDGAWLDNNITGWVRTRSGTAGVFNPQDENYPGSAGADGELPGTAHGSQLAYINNDSTIESASSLGAVQNNTMYVLTVAVGSRYDYPPNGSSYTIAILVDGIVEASETLYITEDVIPLGTFVDMSTSFTTSENDYRAGGEIKISLTHDEDSTLYGQGSFDNVRLSAVEPTSVSGILVDAVTAEPLEGVEVTYWSDRHEFWQNDFTDADGAFTLAGLKSGPAEIKARPDVGSGYAWNLPWLINTVVLEEGEERSGQIIALREGALVSGYVKDSAGQPIADIEVEWVGRMCDGWLDTDANGYYEMRLPVGEYKITVYSEDETIGSIGANVTIADVSQSVVVNDIVVYTEQTGSAISGSVVNSGAYSKDGFFGIAAFEAGTIIDPNSLYSIMPVSEAGLMEAGSYAIAALPSDRIYDFYLLVFNESADGIESYSVRDGQFNVSPGATAVDLYYTSEGGTVAGSVENVDGKAVVGAYVAVMDISGHGEVAGFTNTDENGEYVIHNVGAGQYVAAALHSMYGHASAGSVVEVTDGGTVNVGTISMAFAGDKEAGNLNGDGVVDMQDFAELADGWMQSGSFEADLDQDGTVGIEDLLRISETWLYRPIWYNQ; translated from the coding sequence ATGAAAACCAGAATATGTTTATGTCTGTCGACGTTGCTGCTGGTCTGTGGTGGTGTTATGGCCGATGCGATATTTGTGCCCAACTATTCATTTGAGGAACAGAGTCTAAATGACGGTGCATGGCTGGACAATAACATTACAGGCTGGGTAAGAACCCGGAGCGGTACAGCGGGAGTCTTCAATCCGCAGGATGAGAATTATCCCGGCTCGGCGGGGGCGGACGGTGAGTTGCCGGGAACTGCGCACGGATCTCAGTTGGCCTATATCAACAACGACAGCACCATAGAGTCGGCGAGTTCTTTGGGGGCTGTCCAGAACAACACGATGTATGTATTGACGGTGGCTGTTGGAAGCCGGTATGACTATCCTCCAAACGGCAGCAGTTATACTATTGCAATACTTGTCGATGGCATTGTGGAAGCCTCGGAAACCCTGTATATAACCGAAGATGTGATTCCGCTAGGGACGTTCGTTGACATGAGCACTTCATTCACTACTTCTGAAAATGATTATCGCGCGGGCGGGGAGATTAAAATCAGTCTCACCCACGATGAGGATTCGACACTTTACGGTCAGGGCAGCTTCGATAACGTCAGGCTTTCGGCAGTGGAGCCTACGAGCGTTTCCGGGATTTTGGTGGATGCGGTAACGGCTGAGCCTTTGGAAGGGGTCGAGGTTACTTATTGGTCCGACAGGCACGAATTCTGGCAGAATGACTTTACTGATGCCGACGGCGCGTTCACACTGGCGGGGCTGAAGTCGGGTCCGGCGGAGATAAAGGCACGGCCGGATGTCGGGAGCGGGTATGCATGGAATCTTCCGTGGCTGATCAATACAGTTGTTCTGGAAGAAGGTGAGGAGCGTTCGGGTCAGATTATCGCGCTTCGAGAAGGCGCACTGGTCAGCGGTTACGTCAAGGATTCGGCGGGTCAGCCGATTGCTGATATCGAGGTCGAATGGGTGGGCAGGATGTGCGACGGCTGGCTGGATACGGACGCGAATGGGTATTATGAAATGCGGCTTCCGGTGGGGGAATACAAGATCACGGTATATAGTGAAGATGAGACTATCGGCAGTATTGGAGCGAATGTCACGATCGCGGATGTTAGCCAAAGCGTTGTTGTCAACGACATTGTCGTATACACGGAGCAGACGGGCAGTGCGATCTCCGGCAGTGTGGTCAATTCGGGGGCATACTCCAAGGACGGATTTTTCGGCATAGCGGCGTTTGAGGCAGGGACCATAATCGACCCCAACAGCCTGTACTCGATAATGCCGGTTTCGGAGGCGGGTTTGATGGAGGCGGGGAGTTATGCGATTGCCGCCCTGCCGTCCGATCGCATTTATGATTTTTACCTGCTGGTATTCAACGAAAGCGCGGACGGCATAGAGTCCTATTCGGTAAGGGACGGGCAGTTCAATGTATCGCCAGGTGCGACTGCGGTTGATCTTTATTATACGTCTGAGGGCGGCACGGTGGCAGGGTCCGTAGAGAATGTTGACGGTAAGGCTGTTGTCGGCGCTTATGTTGCAGTTATGGATATTTCCGGCCATGGTGAAGTTGCAGGGTTTACAAATACCGATGAGAACGGCGAGTATGTCATTCATAACGTGGGTGCGGGGCAGTATGTAGCGGCAGCATTGCACAGTATGTATGGCCATGCGTCGGCTGGTTCAGTGGTCGAAGTTACGGATGGTGGAACCGTTAACGTGGGCACGATCTCTATGGCGTTTGCAGGTGATAAGGAAGCGGGCAATCTGAACGGGGACGGGGTAGTGGATATGCAGGACTTTGCGGAGCTGGCCGACGGCTGGATGCAAAGCGGCTCGTTCGAGGCGGATCTCGATCAGGACGGCACGGTTGGAATCGAGGACCTGCTGCGGATAAGTGAGACGTGGCTGTACAGGCCGATCTGGTATAATCAGTGA
- a CDS encoding DUF4153 domain-containing protein — MSITLVTLGSLLIAVAWNILFWDRTYGISVPIFSAIVICVLLLYSKPRLSKAKPTLFIHLLLLIYLSVCAACYRNYLILYAAIPAVFLGLGAVAFAGQEGYAFSNFIGVFESLIKMTFAGILTAPKALGQIVNKLSRNGKASKTTLKVLVGILISIPFLAIFAGLFTSADPVFSGYVSDFFEFIWEPEIFERAAVILLMWFIFCGYLYRVAKNTSLQSHLSRTEPKRNFDGIIVFVFLIMNNLLFLGFIIIQLGYLFGGKAVIRNTSFTYAEYTHKGFYEFWAAVLLVSAIILYTEYKLRDQQGPLRQMVNFAWVALIVQTLVIIASGLKRISVYEQAYGYTYLRILVALFLLWVAGFFLLFVFKIFQKRSACWLVSAGLSLAFVFLVFVSSFSIDRYIARKNIDRYLNHGREIDMDYLSYLSTDAYPEILRLKNQAKDEHIKRSASIILRQQRETADKNLEHWASWNLSFHRVENHAPSVGLTAEADQ, encoded by the coding sequence ATGTCCATTACACTTGTGACACTGGGTTCCTTGCTAATCGCAGTAGCTTGGAATATCCTCTTCTGGGACAGAACTTACGGCATCTCGGTGCCCATTTTTTCAGCCATCGTTATCTGCGTGCTTTTACTGTACAGCAAGCCGCGTCTCTCCAAAGCCAAACCAACCCTGTTCATCCATCTGCTGCTTTTGATATATCTCTCGGTCTGTGCTGCCTGCTACCGCAACTACCTGATTCTCTATGCAGCCATCCCCGCTGTATTTCTCGGCCTCGGCGCAGTCGCATTCGCCGGGCAGGAAGGTTATGCCTTTTCGAATTTCATTGGCGTCTTCGAATCGCTGATCAAGATGACATTCGCCGGCATCCTCACAGCCCCAAAGGCACTTGGCCAGATCGTCAATAAACTCTCACGAAACGGCAAGGCCTCAAAAACCACGCTGAAAGTTCTCGTCGGCATTCTAATTTCTATCCCGTTCCTCGCGATTTTTGCGGGACTTTTCACCTCCGCCGACCCTGTCTTCAGTGGATACGTAAGCGATTTTTTCGAATTCATTTGGGAGCCGGAGATTTTCGAAAGAGCTGCCGTTATCCTTCTGATGTGGTTCATCTTCTGCGGCTATCTTTACAGAGTTGCCAAAAACACCTCCCTCCAGTCACACCTCAGCCGCACTGAACCAAAGCGCAACTTCGACGGCATCATTGTCTTTGTTTTCCTGATCATGAACAACCTGCTCTTCCTGGGCTTCATCATTATCCAACTTGGATACCTCTTTGGCGGTAAAGCAGTCATCAGGAACACCTCGTTTACTTATGCCGAATACACACACAAAGGCTTCTACGAGTTCTGGGCAGCGGTCCTCCTCGTTTCAGCGATTATCCTTTATACCGAATACAAACTGCGGGACCAGCAGGGCCCACTCAGGCAGATGGTTAACTTTGCATGGGTCGCCCTGATCGTTCAGACCCTCGTGATCATCGCCTCCGGCCTGAAACGGATTTCTGTATATGAACAGGCGTATGGATATACATACCTGCGAATCCTGGTCGCCTTGTTTTTGCTCTGGGTGGCGGGCTTTTTTCTGCTTTTCGTTTTCAAAATTTTCCAGAAGAGATCGGCCTGCTGGCTCGTCAGTGCGGGCCTCTCTCTGGCCTTTGTATTTCTGGTCTTTGTCAGCTCATTCAGCATCGACCGCTACATCGCCCGAAAGAATATCGATCGCTACCTCAACCATGGCAGAGAAATTGACATGGATTACCTTTCGTATCTGTCAACGGATGCCTACCCCGAGATTCTCCGCCTCAAGAACCAGGCAAAAGACGAACATATCAAAAGATCCGCCTCGATAATTCTGCGTCAGCAACGCGAAACAGCAGACAAAAACCTCGAACACTGGGCCTCATGGAATCTCAGCTTTCACAGGGTAGAAAATCACGCACCTTCTGTTGGACTCACAGCCGAGGCCGATCAATGA
- a CDS encoding Fic family protein, with protein sequence MNMKDFEAGKYLKQYQYKSFSPAYINHTWVWHDPKVNVLLEKAIQALGELNAFSFIVPDIDLFIRMHIIKEAQTSSRIEGTMTEMDEVVMDQNDIAPEKRNDWQEVQNYIKAMNHGVERLREFPLSSRLLCEMHAILMDGARGEHKSPGEFRRSQNWIGGSGLNDAMYIPPSHVEVSNLMNDFENFLHNEDIDVPHLIKAAIAHYQFETIHPFCDGNGRIGRLLITFYFVGNGLLAKPSLYLSDFFEKNRNSYYDALSRVRESNDVLHWVKFFLNAVVTTANKGKDTFQRIIQLKQEMDRLIAQFGRRAENARKLIYRLYSGPVISISEAGEFLDLSPKAAGDLIKQMEDHNILREFTGYKRNRHYIFDRYLEIFHA encoded by the coding sequence ATGAATATGAAAGACTTCGAGGCTGGCAAGTATCTTAAGCAGTACCAATACAAAAGCTTTAGCCCAGCGTACATCAACCATACCTGGGTGTGGCATGATCCAAAAGTTAATGTATTACTGGAGAAAGCTATCCAAGCCCTTGGCGAGCTCAATGCATTTTCCTTCATTGTGCCTGATATAGACTTATTTATTCGTATGCACATAATAAAGGAAGCCCAGACTTCCAGCCGAATCGAGGGTACCATGACTGAGATGGATGAGGTGGTGATGGACCAGAATGACATCGCCCCAGAAAAACGGAATGATTGGCAGGAAGTACAGAATTATATCAAGGCTATGAATCATGGCGTCGAGCGACTGAGGGAGTTCCCTCTCTCTTCAAGGCTGCTGTGTGAGATGCATGCAATTCTGATGGACGGTGCTAGAGGTGAACATAAGTCCCCCGGAGAGTTTCGCAGAAGTCAAAATTGGATTGGGGGATCTGGGCTCAACGATGCGATGTACATACCGCCTTCACATGTGGAAGTTTCTAATCTAATGAACGACTTTGAGAACTTTCTGCACAATGAAGATATCGATGTTCCACACCTTATTAAGGCTGCCATTGCGCACTACCAGTTCGAGACCATCCACCCTTTCTGCGATGGCAACGGCAGGATCGGCAGACTACTAATCACTTTCTATTTCGTCGGCAATGGATTACTGGCCAAACCATCATTATACCTGTCAGATTTCTTTGAAAAGAACAGAAACTCTTATTACGATGCACTTTCCCGTGTCAGAGAATCAAACGACGTGCTTCACTGGGTTAAGTTTTTCTTAAATGCAGTCGTTACAACCGCAAACAAAGGGAAAGACACATTCCAGCGAATTATCCAGCTCAAACAAGAAATGGACCGGCTCATTGCACAATTTGGAAGACGGGCCGAAAATGCTCGCAAATTAATTTATAGGCTGTACAGTGGTCCAGTAATATCTATTTCTGAGGCTGGAGAGTTTCTGGATCTATCCCCGAAAGCTGCGGGCGATCTAATAAAGCAAATGGAGGACCACAATATATTGCGTGAGTTCACAGGTTACAAACGTAACCGGCATTACATATTCGACCGATATCTGGAAATCTTCCACGCCTAG
- a CDS encoding 6-pyruvoyl trahydropterin synthase family protein yields the protein MYAITIEQNFVATHAVTMPDGQQEKPHHHDWRVRVAVSSHDLDQNNMAIDFIDLKKKLTSILRPISNKILEQLTDFPDSGATAELVAKYIHDSLTQLLPSRVHLDYTEVMEEHNCWARYRPDN from the coding sequence ATGTATGCTATAACTATCGAACAGAACTTCGTCGCAACCCACGCCGTCACCATGCCCGACGGCCAACAGGAAAAGCCCCACCACCACGACTGGCGCGTCCGGGTCGCCGTCTCCTCCCACGACCTCGACCAAAACAACATGGCCATCGACTTCATCGACCTCAAAAAAAAACTTACCAGCATCCTCAGGCCCATATCCAACAAGATACTCGAACAGCTCACAGACTTCCCCGACTCCGGCGCCACCGCCGAACTCGTCGCAAAATATATACACGACTCCCTCACCCAACTCTTGCCCTCCCGCGTCCACCTCGACTATACTGAGGTCATGGAAGAGCACAACTGCTGGGCCAGATACCGCCCCGATAACTAA
- a CDS encoding UvrB/UvrC motif-containing protein produces MQCQLCKQNMATIHLTEISNGQRSETHLCEDCAQQQGLSVKAQIPLNELLSTLLASQPEAKEELTAAAEDADLGSATCPACGMTLDRFKKESLLGCPHDYEAFEDQLNPLIEKTQNGRTTHSGKVPEHIPEDNKTQIELINLRRRLEEAVKLEDYETAAEIRDKINHLQ; encoded by the coding sequence ATGCAATGTCAACTCTGTAAACAGAATATGGCCACAATACACCTGACCGAAATAAGCAACGGCCAGCGAAGCGAAACCCACCTCTGCGAGGACTGTGCCCAGCAGCAGGGCCTCTCCGTAAAGGCCCAGATCCCGCTCAACGAACTGCTCAGCACGCTTCTCGCATCCCAGCCCGAAGCAAAAGAAGAGCTCACCGCCGCCGCAGAAGACGCCGACCTCGGCTCAGCAACCTGCCCGGCATGCGGCATGACACTCGACCGCTTCAAAAAAGAAAGCCTACTCGGCTGCCCCCACGATTACGAAGCATTCGAGGACCAGCTAAACCCGCTCATCGAAAAAACACAGAACGGCCGAACAACCCACTCCGGCAAGGTCCCCGAACACATACCCGAAGACAACAAAACACAGATCGAACTTATAAACCTCCGCCGCCGACTCGAAGAAGCCGTCAAACTCGAAGATTACGAAACCGCCGCCGAAATTAGGGACAAGATCAACCATCTGCAATGA
- the dnaK gene encoding molecular chaperone DnaK yields the protein MGKIIGIDLGTTNSVVAVMEGSNPKVLVNASGSRLTPSVVGFTDKGERLVGQTARHQQVTNPQNTIFSIKRFMGRRHSEVSSEEKLVPYEVTGDQGELVKVKARGKEYTPPEISAMVLQDLKKTAEDYLGETVDQAVITVPAYFNDAQRQATKDAGKIAGLKVERIINEPTAAALAYGVEKKKDEKVAVFDFGGGTFDVSILDIGGFEDQSSVIEVLATNGDGHLGGDDLDEIMMNHLADEFKKTEGIDLRNDPMAHQRLKEAAEKAKCELSTQMETNVNLPFITADQSGPKHLQMTITRSKFEALAEDTFERLKQPCHKALQDAGMSGSDIAEVLLVGGSTRIPKVQEIVKDIFGKDPSKNVNPDEVVALGAAIQGAVLAGDAGVKDILLLDVTPLSLGVETLGGVMTKLIERNTTIPTSKKEVFSTAADNQTSVDIHVLQGEREFARDNRTLGRFQLTDIPPAPRGLPQIEVSFNIDANGILNVSAKDLGTGKEQSIKIESSSGLNEDDIEKMTKDAEAHAEEDKRRREVIELKNQADQLVYTTEKTLKEHGEKVSADVRSKIEEAVNNLKEAQKGDDGDAIKKAIDNLQQTSQELGKVLYEESAKQQQAAQGQPGPAGEQPQPEPGETKRKGGDDVIDAEFEANDEQ from the coding sequence ATGGGTAAGATTATTGGAATTGACTTAGGTACTACTAACTCCGTTGTAGCCGTTATGGAAGGCTCCAACCCGAAGGTGCTCGTAAACGCATCCGGCTCACGCCTCACCCCCTCCGTCGTCGGATTCACCGACAAGGGCGAACGTCTCGTCGGCCAGACCGCACGACACCAGCAGGTGACAAACCCCCAGAACACCATCTTCTCGATCAAGAGATTCATGGGTCGCCGCCACAGCGAAGTTTCCTCAGAAGAAAAGCTCGTCCCCTACGAAGTAACAGGCGACCAGGGCGAACTCGTAAAAGTAAAGGCTCGCGGCAAGGAATACACACCGCCCGAGATCTCGGCCATGGTCCTCCAGGACCTCAAAAAGACCGCCGAAGACTACCTCGGCGAAACCGTCGACCAGGCCGTCATCACCGTCCCCGCATACTTCAACGACGCTCAGCGCCAGGCAACCAAGGACGCCGGTAAGATCGCCGGCCTCAAGGTCGAGCGTATCATCAACGAACCAACAGCAGCCGCACTCGCATACGGCGTTGAAAAGAAAAAGGACGAAAAAGTCGCAGTCTTCGACTTCGGCGGCGGCACGTTTGACGTCTCAATCCTCGACATCGGCGGCTTCGAGGACCAGTCCTCCGTCATCGAAGTACTCGCAACCAACGGCGACGGTCACCTCGGCGGCGATGACCTCGACGAAATAATGATGAACCACCTCGCCGACGAGTTCAAAAAGACCGAAGGCATCGACCTCCGCAACGACCCAATGGCACATCAGCGCCTCAAGGAAGCCGCGGAAAAGGCAAAGTGCGAACTCTCCACACAGATGGAGACAAACGTCAACCTGCCCTTCATCACCGCCGACCAGTCAGGCCCCAAACACCTGCAGATGACCATCACACGCTCAAAGTTCGAGGCCCTCGCAGAAGACACCTTCGAACGTCTCAAGCAGCCTTGCCACAAGGCGCTGCAAGACGCGGGCATGTCCGGCTCTGACATCGCCGAAGTTCTCCTCGTCGGCGGCTCGACACGTATCCCGAAGGTCCAGGAGATCGTAAAGGATATCTTCGGCAAGGATCCGTCCAAGAACGTAAACCCCGACGAAGTCGTAGCGCTCGGTGCTGCCATCCAGGGTGCGGTACTCGCAGGCGATGCAGGCGTAAAGGACATCCTCCTGCTCGACGTGACTCCGCTCTCTCTCGGCGTTGAAACGCTCGGCGGCGTCATGACAAAACTGATCGAACGCAACACGACCATCCCGACAAGCAAAAAGGAAGTCTTCTCGACCGCAGCCGACAACCAGACCAGCGTCGACATCCACGTCCTCCAGGGCGAACGCGAATTCGCACGCGACAACCGAACGCTCGGTCGCTTCCAACTGACCGACATCCCGCCCGCACCGCGAGGCCTGCCGCAGATCGAAGTCTCATTCAACATCGACGCCAACGGCATCCTCAACGTATCGGCCAAGGATCTCGGCACAGGCAAGGAACAGTCCATCAAGATCGAATCCAGCTCGGGCCTCAACGAAGATGACATCGAAAAGATGACAAAAGACGCCGAGGCCCACGCAGAAGAAGACAAACGCCGACGCGAGGTCATCGAGCTCAAGAACCAGGCCGACCAGCTCGTCTACACCACCGAAAAGACGCTCAAGGAACACGGCGAAAAGGTCTCTGCCGATGTCCGCTCGAAGATCGAAGAAGCTGTCAACAACCTCAAGGAAGCACAGAAGGGCGACGACGGCGACGCGATCAAAAAGGCCATCGACAACCTGCAGCAAACCTCGCAGGAGCTCGGCAAGGTCCTCTACGAAGAGTCTGCAAAACAGCAGCAGGCCGCTCAGGGCCAGCCAGGCCCAGCAGGCGAACAGCCACAGCCCGAACCAGGCGAAACCAAACGCAAGGGCGGCGACGACGTAATCGACGCCGAGTTCGAGGCAAACGACGAACAGTAG
- the coaD gene encoding pantetheine-phosphate adenylyltransferase, with translation MHHDPVTAIFPGSFDPITKGHIDVIERGVKLFDRVIIAIGQNPTKDQLFTPAERVEMIRELVTDMPRVTVQSYACLTVEFAKQVHADVMLRGLRNLTDVQYEFQLAMTNRAVAGVETVFIMTSEEYGFVSSTMVREVALLGGDVSNLIPAPVYKRLQERVAHRKPNPETDPTNKDA, from the coding sequence ATGCACCACGATCCCGTCACCGCCATATTCCCCGGCTCGTTCGACCCCATCACAAAGGGCCACATCGACGTCATCGAACGCGGCGTAAAACTCTTCGACCGCGTCATCATCGCCATCGGCCAGAACCCCACCAAGGACCAGCTCTTCACCCCCGCCGAACGCGTCGAGATGATCCGCGAACTCGTCACCGACATGCCCCGCGTCACCGTCCAGAGCTACGCCTGCCTAACCGTCGAATTCGCAAAACAGGTCCACGCCGACGTCATGCTCAGAGGCCTGCGAAACCTCACCGACGTCCAGTACGAGTTCCAGCTCGCCATGACAAACCGTGCCGTCGCGGGCGTCGAAACCGTCTTCATCATGACCAGCGAAGAGTACGGCTTCGTCAGCTCAACAATGGTCCGCGAAGTAGCCCTCCTCGGCGGCGACGTCTCAAACCTCATCCCCGCCCCAGTCTACAAACGCCTCCAGGAAAGAGTCGCCCACCGAAAACCAAACCCCGAAACCGACCCAACAAACAAAGACGCCTGA
- the rhaD gene encoding rhamnulose-1-phosphate aldolase: MNQHEKSNPAVSNALDDIASLARLLAEKGWAQGPGGNISYNLGPITADPLTPTAAPVKLGRSFTALAENLIVITATGRTMRDIAANPSDNVCIIRLTPDPDAYELLSPSSGARPTSELPSHLAIHQLYTQKGLKSTAVVHTHPNELTALTHCPQLQNTESLTSLLSSMHTEVIMDIPHGIAFVPYEMPASQAVADATLSALTQTPVCVWEKHGALAVAPTPHKSFDLIDIANKAATIYLLCKNAGIEPQGLTEAQVRQIKDKGWL, from the coding sequence ATGAACCAGCACGAAAAATCAAACCCAGCAGTATCCAATGCCCTCGACGACATCGCATCCCTCGCCCGCCTCCTCGCCGAAAAGGGCTGGGCACAGGGCCCCGGCGGCAACATATCCTACAATCTCGGCCCCATCACTGCCGATCCGCTCACCCCCACAGCCGCCCCCGTCAAGCTCGGCCGCTCCTTCACCGCCCTCGCCGAAAACCTAATTGTCATCACCGCCACCGGCCGAACCATGCGCGACATCGCCGCAAACCCCTCCGACAACGTCTGCATCATCCGCCTAACCCCCGACCCCGACGCATACGAGCTCCTGAGCCCCTCCTCCGGCGCCCGCCCCACCTCCGAACTCCCCTCGCACCTCGCCATCCACCAGCTCTACACCCAAAAGGGCCTCAAATCCACCGCAGTCGTCCACACCCACCCCAACGAACTCACCGCCCTGACCCACTGCCCGCAGCTCCAGAATACCGAATCCCTAACCTCCCTGCTGTCCTCCATGCACACCGAAGTCATAATGGACATCCCCCACGGCATCGCATTCGTCCCCTACGAGATGCCCGCCAGCCAGGCCGTCGCCGACGCAACCCTCTCCGCCCTCACCCAAACCCCCGTCTGCGTCTGGGAAAAGCACGGCGCCCTCGCCGTCGCCCCCACCCCGCATAAGTCTTTTGATTTAATTGACATAGCCAACAAGGCCGCTACAATATACCTGCTCTGCAAAAACGCGGGCATCGAGCCCCAGGGCCTGACCGAAGCACAGGTCCGGCAAATAAAAGATAAAGGGTGGCTCTAA